From Jiangella mangrovi:
AGCGGCTGCCGCGGCGTCCAGCCGGTGGCGCGCTCGATGCCGGTGGTGGCGAGGTCGACCACGAGTCCGCGGCCGCCCCCCTCGGTCTTCTGGGCCGGCAGCACGCCGATGGTCATGTCCGCCTCGCCGGCCAGGACGGGGTCGACCAGCGGCCGCGCGTTCGCCGCCGTCGCCTCGAGGTCGGCGTCGAGGAAGAGCAGCGCCCGCGGCGCGGTGCGACCGGCCTCGCGGGCCTCGACGGCCGCCAGCGCCGTCGCCCCGGTCTCCATGGCGGCGGCCTTGCCCCGGTTGCGCGCATGCCCGACGACGACGGCGCCGGCGTCGGTGGCCGTCACCGCGGTGCGGTCGGCCGAGCCGTCGTCGACCACGATGACCAGGTCGACCCCGGGGAGGCCCAGGGTGGCCTCGACGGTGGCCGCGATGCGGTCCTGCTCGTCCTTGGCGGGGATGATCGCGGCGAC
This genomic window contains:
- a CDS encoding glycosyltransferase family 2 protein, with product MTSEDRRADGVAAIIPAKDEQDRIAATVEATLGLPGVDLVIVVDDGSADRTAVTATDAGAVVVGHARNRGKAAAMETGATALAAVEAREAGRTAPRALLFLDADLEATAANARPLVDPVLAGEADMTIGVLPAQKTEGGGRGLVVDLATTGIERATGWTPRQPLSGQRCLTRAAFEAALPLAQGFGVETGLTIDLLRAGFRVVEIDVDFHHRVTGTDFKAQMHRGRQYAHVMRALVTRGIRPSAPARFRRV